In Ostrea edulis chromosome 4, xbOstEdul1.1, whole genome shotgun sequence, a single window of DNA contains:
- the LOC130053761 gene encoding craniofacial development protein 2-like — protein MPQGLDMRLVQGESKTLLLPLANLLSSKVVGTAIVYGKDNPERKPGPTVRRFGVVLTAPPCKKVLVTETENQNQTQHQDNNGDLPSGNQTGQMNAHSTTRTSLLRPKQSCYIGAWNVRTMYETGKAAQIEREMNRYNIQILGVSESRWTGNGIITTNSRNTIIYSGREDNNHREGVAIIMTPTAKKSMIEWEPINERLMTARFNGKYVKTSIIVCYAPTNDAEEEQKDTFYQQLQKAVDKIPTHDVLLIIGDLNAKVGSSNEGREKSMGKHGCGTINDNGERLVDICELNNCVIGGIIFPHKEIHKKTWISPNGRDSNQIDHIIINGKWRHSLKNVIVRRGADVGSGHHLLLPKIRIHLRKAVKRSETTRIKYHTARLRDPGIQKKFSLTLRNRFQTLGDIGEGLENNWNAFRDSIIQTSADVLGTKTRSDKDWIQLDTWKLIDKRKLLKQKKHNARSERVTAKYSKEYSECNKETKRKLRKDKREYFEAKASEAEEAGKKKVNKEKFSKSHENYLGNITAEAPS, from the exons ATGCCACAGGGGCTGGATATGCGTCTAGTACAGGGGGAGTCGAAGACTCTGCTTCTGCCGCTGGCTAACCTACTT AGCTCGAAAGTAGTGGGAACTGCAATCGTATATGGGAAGGACAATCCTGAAAGAAAACCCGGCCCAACAGTGCGGAGGTTTGGCGTGGTGTTAACTGCTCCACCCTGTAAAAAAGTTCTTGTTACGGAAACTGAAAACCAGAACCAAACTCAACATCAGGACAATAATGGTGATCTCCCATCTGGAAACCAGACTGGACAAATGAATGCTCACAGCACGACTAGAACATCATTATTGCGTCCAAAGCAATCTTGTTACATTGGGGCATGGAACGTGCGGACAATGTACGAGACGGGCAAAGCTGCACAGATAGAAAGAGAGATGAATAGATATAACATTCAAATTCTGGGAGTTAGTGAAAGCAGATGGACAGGAAACGGAATAATAACAACTAACTCTCGTAATACCATCATATACTCAGGAAGAGAGGATAACAACCACAGAGAAGGGGTAGCCATCATCATGACACCAACAGCAAAGAAAAGCATGATAGAATGGGAACCAATTAATGAACGGTTAATGACAGCAAGATTTAATGGTAAATACGTCAAAACATCAATTATAGTCTGCTATGCTCCAACAAATGATGCAGAGGAAGAACAGAAAGACACCTTCTACCAACAACTACAGAAGGCAGTAGATAAAATACCAACACATGATGTACTCCTGATAATTGGAGACCTGAATGCCAAAGTTGgaagttcaaatgaaggacgTGAGAAATCAATGGGAAAACATGGATGTGGGACTATAAACGACAATGGTGAAAGATTGGTTGACATCTGTGAGTTGAACAACTGTGTGATAGGTGGCATTATATTCCCACACAAAGAAATACATAAGAAAACATGGATATCTCCAAATGGTAGGGACAGTAACCAAATTGACCACATCATAATAAATGGAAAATGGAGGCACTCGTTAAAAAATGTCATCGTTCGACGGGGTGCAGATGTAGGCAGTGGTCATCACTTATTGTTACCAAAAATCAGAATCCACCTGAGAAAAGCTGTGAAAAGATCAGAGACAACAAGAATAAAGTACCATACAGCAAGACTGAGAGATCCAGGTATACAGAAAAAGTTCTCTTTGACACTGAGAAATAGATTTCAGACACTTGGAGATATAGGAGAAGGTTTGGAAAATAACTGGAATGCGTTTCGAGACAGTATCATACAGACCAGTGCAGATGTGCTTGGCACAAAGACAAGATCAGACAAAGACTGGATACAACTAGATACATGGAAGCTGATTGACAAGAGAAAACTTCTTAAACAGAAAAAGCATAATGCAAGATCAGAACGAGTAACGGCTAAATACAGTAAAGAATACTCGGAATGCAATAAAGAGACCAAAAGAAAGTTAAGGAAAGATAAAAGGGAATACTTTGAAGCAAAAGCAAGCGAGGCAGAAGAGGCAGGAAAAAAAAAGGTCAACAaggagaaattttcaaaatcacatGAGAATTATTTGGGAAATATAACAGCGGAAGCTCCAtcataa
- the LOC125670777 gene encoding apurinic-apyrimidinic endonuclease-like: MKDLIESCTTDMDAKVLLTQERRKKLVLGENIIDGKYDRASRNKVNRDRVKKNAKNSTGVNGTKKNTVDDEEETDWGEMDKTEVKKMDKNTKGTESPLTMEDGKSDENETGESGKEDTGSHSTQQGANQNNNVKTEIDSRHPAVVTGCKVKIEDAVDFMSSGPKKTKPNKRGVKTESEAKESCKHGRPKRGRQNEVKKEGSMEDTKDSDVQMISAQTRNGKRNKVMAISNDQGTLQDVGEDTLDTSPIKKRKGRQKNGKAGTNKANSEERPETTKKRRLTRQTIVKSDTQDDVKVTVQTLGRKKRGQNEANAKSTPRKYHTQASKDSPNNAVQTSDRKKGTLVETTEEDGAVQTARKWKGNKKDVQEQRTCKWEENFIKYKWADSAKKKYVGGHVSIAGGVYKAVLEAEEMGARAFGLFLRSQRQWASKPLADVDAQKFRDTCKVHGYHADMIIPHGSYLMNCGSPDSENLRKSRDLLVEELQRCEKLGLTKFNFHPGSTCGKISVEECLDRIGESINQALVKTKGVTAVIENMCCQGNTVGGKFEELKGIINRVHDKTRVGICLDTCHMFAAGYNISTEKGYQDMMEGFDRIVGLKYLKAIHLNDSKGEVGNHLDRHENIGKGRIGIDGFRRIMNDPRLNSIPMILETPCPNDDIYEREVRILYTMCK; the protein is encoded by the exons ATGAAGGATTTGATTGAATCTTGTACAACAGACATGGATGCCAAAGTTCTTTTAACGCaagaaagaagaaagaaattGGTGTTAGGGGAGAATATTATTGATGGGAAATATGATCGGGCTTCTAGAAATAAAGTCAACAGAGACAGGGTTAAGAAAAACGCTAAGAATTCAACTGGTGTGAACGGGACAAAGAAAAATACTGTAGATGACGAAGAGGAAACTGACTGGGGTGAGATGGATAAAACAGAAGTGAAGAAGATGGATAAGAATACCAAAGGCACAGAAAGTCCTCTGACAATGGAGGATGGGAAATCAGATGAGAACGAAACAGGAGAGTCAGGGAAGGAAGACACAGGGAGCCACAGCACCCAACAGGGGGCAAACCAAAACAATAATGTTAAAACTGAAATCGACTCCAGACACCCAGCAGTAGTGACAGGCTGTAAAGTCAAAATAGAGGATGCTGTGGATTTCATGTCTAGTggtccaaagaaaacaaaaccgAATAAGAGAGGTGTTAAAACTGAATCAGAGGCAAAGGAGTCCTGCAAGCATGGAAGGCCAAAGAGAGGCAGGCAGAATGAAGTTAAAAAAGAAGGTAGTATGGAAGACACTAAAGACAGTGATGTCCAAATGATCTCAGCACAGACTAGGAATGGAAAACGAAATAAAGTTATGGCAATATCGAATGATCAGGGGACTCTGCAAGATGTTGGAGAAGATACTCTGGATACTTCTCCCATCAAGAAAAGAAAAGGAAGACAAAAAAATGGTAAAGCAGGAACCAATAAGGCCAACAGTGAGGAGCGTCCAGAGACCACTAAGAAAAGAAGATTAACTAGGCAGACTATTGTCAAATCTGATACACAAGACGATGTTAAGGTCACAGTACAAACGCTCGGGAGAAAGAAACGAGGACAGAATGAAGCAAACGCTAAATCAACTCCAAGGAAGTATCACACACAAGCAAGTAAAGACTCTCCAAATAATGCTGTACAGACCTCAGATAGGAAGAAGGGGACACTAGTGGAGACCACAGAAGAAGATGGTGCAGTGCAGACTGCGAGGAAATGGAAAGGAAACAAGAAGGATGTCCAAGAGCAAAGGACATGCAAGTGGGAAGAGAATTTCATCAAGTACAAGTGGGCAGACAGTGCAAAGAAAAAGTATGTAGGGGGCCATGTGTCCATAGCAG GTGGGGTGTACAAGGCTGTACTGGAGGCAGAAGAGATGGGAGCCCGAGCATTTGGATTATTCCTCAGATCACAGAGACAGTGGGCCAGTAAGCCTCTCGCTGACGTGGATGCACAGAAGTTTCGAGATACGTGCAAA GTACATGGTTACCATGCTGACATGATTATCCCCCATGGGTCCTATTTGATGAACTGCGGCTCCCCAGACAGTGAAAACCTTCGCAAGAGTAGGGATCTCCTGGTGGAGGAACTCCAGAGGTGTGAGAAACTGGGGCTAACAAAATTCAACTTCCATCCAG GTTCCACTTGTGGGAAGATATCTGTAGAAGAATGTTTGGACAGGATTGGAGAGAGCATCAACCAGGCACTGGTCAAAACAAAAGGGGTTACAGCAG TGATTGAGAACATGTGTTGCCAGGGAAACACTGTTGGTGGAAAGTTCGAGGAGCTGAAGGGAATAATAAACCGTGTCCATGACAAAACACGTGTTGGCATCTGCCTGGATACCTGTCACATGTTTGCTGCAG GTTATAACATCTCCACAGAGAAGGGATACCAGGACATGATGGAGGGATTCGACCGCATCGTGGGTCTGAAATATCTGAAAGCCATACATTTGAATGATAGTAAAG GAGAGGTAGGAAACCATCTGGATAGACATGAAAACATTGGTAAAGGTCGGATTGGCATCGATGGATTCCGGCGGATAATGAATGATCCACGACTGAACAGCATTCCAATGATACTTGAGACTCCCTGTCCTAATGATGATATCTACGAGAGAGAAGTCCGAATTCTCTACACCATGTGTAAATAA